A region of Streptomyces sp. NBC_01750 DNA encodes the following proteins:
- a CDS encoding helix-turn-helix domain-containing protein: MTHEAGVERPGVQGRRGCAGTVRGAVRARRVTDVLRRRREELGLSVADVAARLEISTGAYGSWERAPAKEWTDEMLCALVKALEMSDQQGGWLFRLAVDRDPPPPWTTPVGASVPVPPLGPARPSGPAFPAGPVRPYIPVPPSLPASPSDPADPADPTEGSDPETRAYLRDYATMMDAVPLPSVLFDRRWEVAHANPAFDALFRGVGPHPTAMPDQNFLRFVLFHPDAGTVLADRETSWCLPLLARLESALEADAEDRVLQAIRRDIAEDPIMDAAYRCGLPHWMRAAGAAAVHHDGVLRPLHHPDPRWGRTECRIVDETPASLQDRGFTRMTLVLRETRVAEPVLRRGKSHLRAVSSG, encoded by the coding sequence ATGACACATGAGGCAGGCGTGGAACGTCCTGGTGTCCAGGGGCGCCGAGGGTGTGCCGGAACGGTGCGGGGCGCGGTGCGGGCGAGGCGGGTCACCGATGTCCTCAGACGGCGCCGGGAGGAACTCGGCCTGAGCGTGGCGGACGTGGCCGCGCGGCTCGAGATCAGCACGGGCGCGTACGGCAGCTGGGAGCGGGCACCCGCCAAGGAGTGGACCGACGAAATGCTCTGTGCCCTGGTCAAGGCTCTCGAGATGAGCGATCAGCAGGGCGGGTGGCTCTTCCGCCTCGCGGTCGACCGTGATCCGCCGCCACCCTGGACGACGCCTGTCGGGGCGTCCGTTCCGGTGCCGCCGCTGGGGCCCGCGCGACCGTCAGGTCCCGCGTTTCCGGCCGGTCCCGTGCGCCCGTACATCCCGGTGCCCCCGTCGTTGCCCGCGAGCCCGTCCGATCCCGCGGATCCGGCTGATCCCACGGAGGGTTCCGACCCCGAGACACGTGCCTATCTGCGTGACTACGCGACGATGATGGACGCCGTGCCGCTGCCTTCCGTGCTCTTCGACCGGCGCTGGGAGGTGGCGCACGCCAACCCGGCCTTCGACGCGCTCTTCCGCGGCGTCGGGCCGCACCCCACGGCCATGCCTGACCAGAACTTCCTCCGGTTCGTGCTCTTCCACCCGGATGCGGGCACGGTGCTCGCCGACCGCGAGACAAGCTGGTGCCTGCCCCTGCTGGCGCGGCTGGAGTCGGCCCTGGAGGCCGACGCCGAGGACCGTGTCCTTCAGGCCATTCGTCGCGACATCGCCGAGGACCCGATCATGGACGCCGCCTACCGGTGCGGACTTCCGCACTGGATGCGTGCCGCAGGCGCGGCCGCTGTCCACCACGACGGGGTCTTACGGCCGCTCCATCACCCCGATCCCCGCTGGGGACGCACCGAGTGCCGGATCGTCGACGAGACCCCCGCGAGCCTTCAGGACCGGGGATTCACCCGGATGACGCTGGTACTGCGTGAAACCCGCGTCGCCGAACCGGTGCTGCGGAGGGGCAAGTCGCATCTGAGGGCCGTCTCCAGCGGCTGA
- a CDS encoding M64 family metallopeptidase yields the protein MTSPGIRPRRAATLLATVGTLVAACLLGTATPSGAAEEPVTARATVVPVQTTGPADKRFNIIVLGDGYTADEMPAFRADVEKHLNVLWSTEPFASYRSYVNVWAVEVPSAESGVDCDPGLDSPRRDTALNMGFWGGCDAGSVQRLLTVDSGSATALADLVPGSANANRQIVALANSDTYGGAGGTYATASGGNALSSLITPHEIGHSLGKLQDEYDYYARGVPGGAYSGGEPSSVHHTLLTEEQMKQQRAKWWRWLGERSESGGVIGRFDGGMYSTKGVWRPSKHSIMKTLGYPFDQVEREVMAQKISAKVDLVQGHTPNTAAIGDDRTVWVDTLHPVGGELDVVWRLDGSPVRSTGNARTLDLRRLRPARGTHTLTATVTDPTPFVRDPAIRASAALTRTVAWTLDTAVTTPREPVGAAFTGHTDTTAPAGSASVVYADTTHPVDRTLAVGWKLDGRPLANPGNDRDLDLGALRLRHGTHRLTARIAGTQSTLSWTVDAVPATAAYALSKPLRTVERPGRPVEYVYDGPFTMKLTAGDDRAGSAVTQFRVDGDGWQTYYGWPTDADAPFLFTPSGTAIDGLVYGKLGRTRAVPWDEATPDYGTHTIEYRTVDPAGNVSAPKSFLATLLRPAAAKGAATG from the coding sequence ATGACCTCACCCGGTATACGCCCCCGAAGAGCGGCCACCCTGCTCGCCACCGTGGGGACCCTTGTCGCCGCCTGCCTTCTGGGCACGGCAACCCCGTCCGGCGCGGCCGAGGAACCAGTGACCGCCCGGGCCACCGTCGTCCCCGTGCAGACCACAGGACCCGCCGACAAGCGCTTCAACATCATTGTTCTGGGCGACGGTTACACCGCCGACGAGATGCCGGCCTTCCGCGCCGATGTCGAGAAGCACCTCAATGTGCTCTGGTCCACGGAGCCGTTCGCCTCGTACCGCTCCTACGTCAACGTGTGGGCGGTGGAAGTGCCCTCCGCCGAGTCCGGTGTGGACTGCGATCCGGGGCTGGACTCACCGCGCCGCGACACGGCCCTGAACATGGGGTTCTGGGGCGGCTGCGACGCCGGCAGCGTGCAGCGTCTGCTCACCGTCGACAGCGGGTCGGCGACGGCGCTCGCCGACCTCGTCCCCGGCTCCGCGAACGCGAACCGGCAGATCGTGGCCCTCGCCAACAGCGACACCTACGGCGGCGCCGGCGGTACCTACGCCACGGCCTCCGGAGGCAACGCACTCTCCTCGCTGATCACCCCGCACGAGATCGGCCACTCGCTGGGCAAGCTCCAGGACGAGTACGACTACTACGCCCGCGGGGTCCCCGGCGGCGCGTACAGCGGCGGCGAGCCCTCGTCCGTCCACCACACCCTGCTCACGGAGGAGCAGATGAAGCAGCAGCGCGCCAAGTGGTGGCGCTGGCTCGGCGAGAGGAGTGAGTCCGGCGGGGTCATCGGACGATTCGACGGCGGGATGTACAGCACCAAGGGCGTCTGGCGGCCCAGCAAGCACTCGATCATGAAGACCCTCGGCTACCCCTTCGACCAGGTCGAGCGCGAGGTGATGGCGCAGAAGATCTCCGCCAAGGTGGACCTTGTACAGGGACACACACCGAACACCGCCGCGATCGGCGACGACCGGACGGTGTGGGTGGACACGCTGCATCCGGTCGGCGGCGAACTGGATGTCGTATGGCGGCTCGACGGCAGTCCGGTGCGCTCCACCGGCAACGCCCGCACGCTCGATCTACGGCGGCTCCGGCCGGCCCGCGGGACGCACACGCTGACGGCCACGGTCACCGATCCCACGCCGTTCGTGCGCGACCCGGCGATCCGCGCGTCCGCCGCGCTGACCCGCACTGTCGCCTGGACCCTGGACACTGCCGTCACCACCCCGCGCGAGCCTGTGGGGGCCGCCTTCACCGGTCACACGGACACCACGGCTCCGGCGGGGTCGGCATCGGTCGTGTACGCCGACACCACGCACCCCGTCGACCGGACCCTGGCCGTCGGCTGGAAGCTCGACGGCCGGCCGCTGGCCAATCCGGGCAACGACCGCGATCTCGACCTGGGCGCGCTGCGACTGCGTCACGGCACGCACCGGCTCACGGCACGTATCGCCGGTACGCAGTCCACGCTGAGCTGGACGGTGGACGCGGTCCCGGCGACGGCGGCATACGCGCTCTCCAAGCCCCTGCGTACGGTGGAGCGGCCCGGCAGGCCGGTGGAGTACGTCTACGACGGACCCTTCACCATGAAGCTGACGGCCGGCGACGACCGGGCCGGCTCTGCGGTGACGCAGTTCAGGGTCGACGGTGACGGCTGGCAGACGTATTACGGCTGGCCGACCGACGCCGACGCGCCCTTCCTCTTCACCCCGAGCGGCACCGCCATCGACGGCCTGGTCTACGGAAAGCTCGGAAGGACGCGCGCCGTGCCGTGGGACGAGGCCACTCCCGACTACGGAACGCACACGATCGAGTACCGGACGGTCGACCCGGCCGGGAACGTCTCGGCACCGAAGTCGTTCCTCGCGACACTGCTCCGGCCGGCAGCCGCGAAGGGGGCAGCGACGGGCTGA
- a CDS encoding helix-turn-helix domain-containing protein, with the protein MSEPRSAPTVGQVVLGKRLQDLRERAGLRREEAAKVLRVAAGTIRRMETAEVALKIPYVQLLLNAYGITDDEARGFIELAEEANKPGWWQRFHDVLPGWFSMYVSLEGAAALIRAYEPQFVPGLLQTEDYARAIMLAGAVGQTDPADIERHVALRMERQSLLTKPGAPRLWVIMDETVFRRPVGGPGVMRAQIDRLLEGAELPHVTLQIAEFATGHHAGTYGPFVLFRFAVPELPDMVYSEYLTGAVYLDARPEVASHLEVLDRMAAQAATAQRTKEILRDLREEL; encoded by the coding sequence GTGAGCGAACCGCGGTCCGCCCCAACCGTGGGTCAGGTCGTTCTCGGTAAGCGCTTGCAGGATCTGCGGGAGCGAGCCGGTCTCAGGCGTGAAGAGGCCGCCAAAGTGCTGCGTGTCGCAGCGGGCACGATCCGCAGGATGGAGACGGCCGAGGTCGCGCTGAAAATCCCTTATGTTCAGCTCCTGTTGAACGCGTACGGGATCACGGACGACGAGGCGCGCGGCTTTATCGAGCTGGCCGAAGAGGCCAATAAGCCGGGCTGGTGGCAGCGCTTCCATGACGTGCTGCCGGGCTGGTTCAGCATGTACGTCAGCCTGGAGGGTGCGGCCGCCCTCATCCGGGCGTACGAACCGCAGTTCGTACCCGGTCTGCTGCAGACGGAGGACTACGCTCGGGCGATCATGCTCGCCGGAGCCGTCGGCCAGACGGATCCGGCGGACATCGAGCGCCATGTGGCGCTGCGGATGGAACGTCAGTCCCTGCTCACCAAACCCGGCGCACCCAGACTCTGGGTGATCATGGATGAGACGGTGTTCCGCCGACCCGTCGGCGGTCCAGGTGTCATGAGAGCACAGATCGACCGGTTGCTCGAAGGCGCCGAACTGCCCCATGTGACTCTGCAGATAGCGGAGTTCGCGACCGGACACCACGCCGGCACCTATGGGCCGTTCGTCCTCTTCCGGTTCGCCGTCCCCGAACTCCCGGACATGGTCTACAGCGAGTATCTGACCGGCGCCGTCTATCTGGACGCGCGCCCCGAGGTCGCATCGCATCTTGAGGTCCTGGACCGCATGGCTGCGCAGGCCGCGACTGCACAACGTACGAAGGAGATCCTCAGGGATCTCCGCGAGGAGCTGTGA
- a CDS encoding DUF397 domain-containing protein, whose product MDRIYNGMPAAELGAEGWHKPWSGGNGGNCFETMKLADGRVAVRQSADPDGPALIYTSGEIAAFIQGAKSGKADFLLT is encoded by the coding sequence ATGGATCGCATATACAACGGCATGCCCGCAGCGGAGTTGGGTGCCGAGGGCTGGCACAAGCCGTGGAGCGGCGGCAACGGCGGCAACTGCTTCGAGACCATGAAGCTCGCCGACGGCAGGGTCGCGGTGCGTCAGTCCGCCGACCCCGACGGCCCCGCGCTGATCTACACCTCCGGCGAGATCGCCGCGTTCATCCAGGGGGCCAAGTCCGGGAAGGCGGACTTTCTTCTCACCTGA
- a CDS encoding toxin-antitoxin system, toxin component, with translation MRRLCGELIAGIDLPVPAEPADLYAALCGKMGSRRGRPVQFRVASFPPGTASGLWLDMADQDLIVIEERTAPDHQLVILGHELWHMQAGHSSHHVEGAAVAARLLTDGADLQDTVLKVAARTSFDAAEENEAESFGLLLSTKCRSWLTGSHTRGPVLGRDAIEGRIEASLGYRKPQG, from the coding sequence ATGCGGCGGTTGTGCGGCGAGCTCATCGCCGGAATCGACCTGCCCGTCCCTGCGGAACCGGCAGACCTCTATGCGGCGCTGTGCGGGAAGATGGGCAGCCGCCGGGGCCGGCCGGTCCAGTTCCGCGTGGCCTCGTTCCCGCCGGGAACCGCCAGCGGACTGTGGCTCGACATGGCGGACCAGGACCTGATCGTCATCGAGGAACGCACCGCACCCGACCACCAACTCGTCATTCTGGGCCATGAGCTGTGGCATATGCAGGCCGGCCACAGCAGCCATCACGTCGAGGGCGCGGCCGTCGCGGCACGGCTGCTGACGGACGGCGCCGATCTGCAGGACACCGTGCTCAAGGTCGCCGCCCGTACGAGCTTCGACGCGGCCGAGGAGAACGAGGCCGAGAGCTTCGGACTGCTGCTGAGCACTAAATGCCGTTCCTGGCTTACGGGTTCGCACACACGCGGTCCCGTTCTCGGCCGGGACGCGATCGAAGGCCGGATCGAAGCATCACTGGGATACCGAAAGCCGCAGGGCTGA
- a CDS encoding MAB_1171c family putative transporter has protein sequence MEGLDFYIPGAALAVAFAFRLPGISRTWRDPLLRSVSALLLVAVSVFFFAAPPTIAAVNRITGVPNFSAPLVYCILTAFSASCLVLIINWRGGPPEVTRSASRRCITAYGTVIVAMILLFALGDAPVERLRDLDTYYANTPYIREMIVLYLVAHTVAAVVMTVLCWRWSMRVHGWLRTGLVLIMIGYFLNLGFDAAKYSAVSARWAGYNWDALSTRVAPPLASASALIIAAGFILPVAGQRLSESWRSWSTYWKLGALWHELRSVAPQGAMAVPISRWSSLDLRLTQREAFIHDGILALDPYFDHGLRAESHAAALASGTDAHQAEAVAEAAMLAAAVIARDADPQGTIITAADTRSATTEQTQRDLVGMSRALRHSPVVAAARRCAARSESSHP, from the coding sequence GTGGAGGGTCTGGACTTCTACATACCCGGGGCCGCGCTCGCCGTCGCGTTCGCGTTCCGGCTGCCCGGAATCAGCCGCACCTGGCGTGATCCGCTGCTGCGGTCCGTCAGCGCACTGCTGCTCGTGGCCGTCTCGGTGTTCTTCTTCGCGGCGCCGCCCACCATCGCTGCGGTGAACCGCATCACCGGTGTACCCAACTTCTCCGCGCCGCTCGTCTACTGCATCCTCACAGCCTTCAGCGCTTCCTGCCTCGTGCTCATCATCAACTGGCGCGGAGGCCCGCCCGAAGTCACCCGGAGTGCGTCCCGCCGCTGCATCACCGCGTACGGCACGGTCATCGTGGCGATGATTCTCCTCTTCGCCCTCGGTGACGCTCCCGTCGAGCGGCTGCGGGACCTGGACACGTACTACGCGAACACTCCGTACATACGCGAGATGATCGTCCTCTATCTTGTGGCGCACACGGTGGCGGCGGTCGTGATGACCGTCCTGTGCTGGCGCTGGTCGATGCGGGTCCACGGCTGGCTGCGGACCGGTCTGGTGCTCATCATGATCGGCTACTTCCTCAACCTCGGCTTCGACGCCGCCAAGTACTCCGCCGTGTCCGCCCGGTGGGCCGGGTACAACTGGGACGCCCTGAGCACCCGCGTGGCACCGCCGCTGGCGTCGGCCTCCGCCCTCATCATCGCCGCCGGGTTCATTCTCCCGGTGGCCGGACAGCGCCTCTCCGAGTCCTGGCGGAGTTGGTCCACGTACTGGAAGCTGGGCGCCCTCTGGCACGAACTTCGCTCCGTCGCTCCTCAGGGGGCCATGGCGGTCCCGATCTCCCGCTGGTCGTCCCTCGACCTTCGGCTGACCCAGCGGGAAGCGTTCATCCACGACGGCATCCTCGCTCTGGACCCGTACTTCGACCACGGCCTGCGGGCGGAGTCCCATGCCGCGGCGCTCGCTTCGGGGACCGACGCGCACCAGGCGGAGGCCGTCGCCGAGGCGGCGATGCTGGCCGCCGCGGTGATCGCGCGGGACGCCGACCCGCAGGGGACGATCATCACCGCGGCGGACACCCGCTCCGCCACAACCGAGCAGACCCAGCGCGATCTCGTCGGCATGTCCCGGGCGTTGCGTCACTCGCCTGTCGTTGCAGCAGCCCGCCGTTGTGCGGCCAGGTCAGAGAGCAGCCACCCATGA
- a CDS encoding M28 family metallopeptidase produces MSQQTSGNAGGPINPRGTGRRTVLSAAAGTAALGAALSGAGIPPAAAAARTPDRETPATAQPPTRELRALLREIDRDRIEATVRKLASFGTRHTLSSQDDPERGIGAARDWILAELKRYAAGSGGRMTVELQSYVQQPVPRIPVATRITNIVATLRGSTAPERVYVVSGHYDSRATDVMDATGDAPGADDDASGVAVAMELARVMATRRPAATIVFAAVAGEEQGLFGAAHMAQTFKTAGVDLQGMFTDDIVGSPTADDGTRDPYTIRLFAEGVPTSETPEEAATRRSVGGENDSPSRQLARFVRDVADNDATGMHVRVVYRRDRYLRGGDHIPYLERGFPAARFTEPAEDFAHQHQDVKVVDGKQYGDLPEFCDFGYVARVAKVNGAALWTLAQAPGTPKGAKILTSALTNATELVWQRGGEADLAGYEVVWRETTAPEWTHVIRAGDTTSHTVDLSKDNVFFGVRAVNRAGLRSPVAFPAPQR; encoded by the coding sequence ATGTCGCAGCAGACCTCAGGAAACGCAGGCGGCCCCATCAACCCCCGTGGCACCGGCCGGAGAACGGTTCTGTCGGCCGCAGCCGGAACCGCCGCGCTCGGCGCGGCGCTGTCCGGCGCCGGCATACCGCCCGCGGCCGCCGCGGCGCGCACCCCCGACCGCGAGACTCCCGCCACCGCCCAGCCGCCCACCCGTGAACTGCGCGCGCTCCTGCGGGAGATCGACCGCGACCGAATCGAAGCGACGGTGCGCAAGCTCGCCTCCTTCGGCACCCGGCACACTCTCTCCAGCCAGGACGACCCGGAGCGCGGGATCGGCGCGGCCCGCGACTGGATCCTCGCCGAGCTGAAGCGGTACGCCGCGGGCAGCGGCGGCCGGATGACGGTCGAGCTGCAGTCCTATGTCCAGCAGCCGGTGCCGCGTATCCCCGTGGCGACCCGGATCACCAACATCGTCGCGACCCTGCGCGGCTCCACCGCCCCCGAGCGTGTCTATGTCGTCTCCGGGCACTACGACTCACGCGCCACCGACGTCATGGACGCCACCGGCGACGCGCCCGGCGCCGACGACGACGCCTCCGGGGTGGCCGTCGCCATGGAGCTCGCCCGGGTCATGGCCACCCGCCGTCCCGCCGCGACCATCGTCTTCGCGGCCGTCGCCGGCGAGGAGCAGGGCCTGTTCGGCGCCGCACACATGGCGCAGACCTTCAAGACGGCCGGCGTGGACCTCCAGGGCATGTTCACCGACGACATCGTGGGCAGCCCCACGGCCGACGACGGGACCCGGGATCCGTACACCATCCGCCTGTTCGCCGAGGGAGTCCCCACCTCCGAGACCCCCGAAGAGGCCGCGACCCGCCGTTCGGTGGGCGGCGAGAACGACTCCCCGTCCCGCCAGCTCGCCCGCTTCGTACGCGATGTGGCCGACAACGACGCCACCGGTATGCACGTCCGCGTCGTCTACCGCCGCGACCGCTATCTGCGCGGCGGCGACCACATCCCCTACCTCGAACGCGGCTTCCCCGCGGCCCGGTTCACCGAGCCCGCCGAGGATTTCGCGCACCAGCACCAGGATGTGAAGGTGGTCGACGGCAAGCAGTACGGCGATCTGCCGGAGTTCTGCGACTTCGGCTACGTCGCGCGCGTGGCCAAGGTCAACGGCGCCGCCCTGTGGACCCTCGCCCAGGCGCCCGGCACCCCCAAGGGAGCGAAGATCCTCACCAGCGCGCTGACCAACGCGACGGAGCTGGTGTGGCAGCGCGGGGGCGAAGCCGATCTCGCCGGCTACGAGGTGGTGTGGCGCGAGACCACCGCGCCCGAGTGGACCCATGTCATCCGGGCCGGTGATACGACCAGTCACACGGTCGATCTCTCCAAGGACAATGTCTTCTTCGGCGTCCGTGCCGTGAACCGGGCCGGATTGCGCAGCCCGGTGGCATTCCCCGCTCCCCAGCGCTGA
- a CDS encoding ATP-binding protein: MNMPTLQFSEWLLPMCALRGESGRVNRDALTPRHLNPCLGTPHHRYGFELPARVEFVSSARKLARRRLHHWGIGGDVHDTAMLVVSELVTNAVVHTDGHLVACELLNGIERLRITVHDQGSAPTDPHVCRAIDEERGRGLLLVESLSSAWGSHASHLGPGRIVWAELPHQDELPYGTQVPYWSESP, translated from the coding sequence ATGAATATGCCCACTCTGCAATTTTCAGAGTGGCTCTTGCCAATGTGCGCCCTCCGGGGAGAGAGTGGCCGTGTGAACCGTGACGCGCTCACCCCCCGGCACCTGAACCCGTGCTTGGGGACTCCTCATCACCGGTACGGCTTCGAGCTACCGGCCCGCGTCGAATTTGTCTCCAGTGCCAGAAAACTCGCCCGCCGGCGGCTGCACCACTGGGGCATAGGCGGCGATGTTCACGATACGGCGATGCTGGTCGTCTCCGAACTGGTCACCAACGCGGTCGTGCACACCGACGGCCATCTGGTCGCCTGCGAACTTCTCAACGGCATTGAGCGCCTGCGCATCACCGTGCACGACCAGGGTTCCGCACCCACCGACCCGCATGTGTGCCGCGCCATCGACGAGGAACGGGGACGCGGGCTGCTGCTGGTCGAGTCCCTCAGCAGCGCTTGGGGCTCGCACGCGTCGCACCTCGGACCCGGCCGCATCGTGTGGGCCGAACTGCCGCACCAGGACGAACTGCCGTACGGAACACAAGTGCCGTACTGGTCGGAGAGTCCATGA
- a CDS encoding helix-turn-helix domain-containing protein, giving the protein MTDGFSVPGSTATVPLAASVARVAELADKLGLSHSEVFDVHNLSEASGVPAEVVGALLAGQRAGEPDLQARFLQRFDLLRRTRLKPNGRRYTQQEIADGAGMSRQQAGALINGDRRPTMEHCDAIQRFFKVHAGFLTAEDADALDGALQRTEQTLLQDFAGDGDPLERLLQDHGVRGIAWRAAQLPTDKHRDKVTEWLDMLLESVKPTES; this is encoded by the coding sequence GTGACAGACGGCTTCTCGGTTCCGGGTTCGACGGCCACAGTCCCTCTGGCGGCATCCGTTGCCCGTGTCGCCGAGCTTGCGGACAAGCTCGGGCTGAGCCACAGCGAGGTATTCGACGTTCATAACCTCTCCGAGGCCTCGGGCGTCCCCGCCGAGGTGGTCGGCGCTCTGCTCGCCGGGCAGCGGGCCGGCGAACCCGACCTCCAGGCACGCTTTCTGCAGCGCTTCGACCTGTTGCGCAGGACACGGCTGAAGCCCAATGGCCGCCGCTACACCCAGCAGGAGATCGCCGACGGCGCGGGCATGTCACGGCAACAGGCGGGGGCCCTCATCAACGGCGACCGCAGACCGACCATGGAACACTGCGACGCGATCCAGCGGTTCTTCAAGGTCCACGCCGGATTCCTGACCGCCGAGGACGCCGACGCACTCGACGGTGCGCTGCAGCGCACCGAGCAGACCTTGCTGCAGGACTTCGCCGGTGACGGCGATCCGCTGGAGCGTCTGCTGCAGGACCACGGGGTACGGGGCATCGCCTGGCGGGCGGCTCAGCTCCCCACCGACAAACACCGGGACAAGGTCACCGAGTGGCTCGACATGCTCCTGGAGAGCGTCAAGCCGACGGAGTCCTGA
- a CDS encoding glycosyltransferase 87 family protein — protein sequence MINPRTPTAINPRTLTAGTLLAALTAVLALTIRKDGYIADPAGLCWWYAACWVLFAAAVFAVRRTPVRHAVVLVLAGGVAVAATGLLAPPRTSTDSYRYAWDGRVQAAGISPYDHAPADPALAGLRDDWLFPTGAACELPERVRIPGPTGEIHCTRLNRPQVHTIYPPVAEGYFLLVHALSPDGVRHKALQTGGALLALGTTAALLLVLRRRGDPRHAAYWAWCPIVPIEAVNNAHADVLGALLTVVALGVLVRRRVLGGALLGAAIVTKLLPAVVLPGALSGVRRVRDAAAVLLPAAAVVALSYLPYVLVSDGSVFGFLGGYMEEEGYDDPSARNRYALLRLVLPDAWAPAAVLVVMLVVVVRVLWRGDPERPWNGALLVTGTAFLLLTPGYSWYALLLVALVALDGRWEWLAVAVAGAAKYVGVYMGDRPDGLGTTVYAVAAGVVLAGCVLRRRAPRRRFDQQVGTGVTAQSIRS from the coding sequence GTGATCAACCCGCGTACTCCCACCGCGATCAACCCGCGTACTCTCACCGCCGGCACCCTGCTTGCCGCCCTGACGGCCGTTCTCGCCCTGACCATCCGCAAGGACGGCTATATCGCCGACCCTGCCGGTCTCTGCTGGTGGTACGCCGCCTGCTGGGTGCTGTTCGCCGCGGCGGTCTTCGCGGTACGCAGGACTCCGGTGCGCCATGCCGTGGTCCTCGTCCTCGCGGGCGGTGTCGCGGTGGCCGCGACCGGGCTCCTCGCTCCCCCGCGCACCAGCACCGACTCGTACCGCTATGCCTGGGACGGCAGGGTGCAGGCGGCCGGCATCTCGCCGTACGACCACGCACCCGCCGATCCCGCGCTCGCCGGACTCCGCGACGACTGGCTCTTCCCGACCGGGGCGGCGTGCGAGCTGCCCGAGCGGGTGCGGATCCCCGGTCCCACGGGCGAGATCCACTGCACCCGGCTCAACCGGCCGCAGGTGCACACCATCTACCCGCCGGTGGCGGAGGGGTACTTCCTGCTCGTCCACGCGCTGTCGCCGGACGGCGTACGGCACAAGGCGCTGCAGACGGGCGGCGCTCTGCTGGCGCTGGGCACCACCGCCGCGCTGCTGCTGGTCCTGCGGCGGCGCGGCGATCCACGGCACGCTGCCTACTGGGCCTGGTGCCCGATCGTGCCGATCGAGGCGGTGAACAACGCGCATGCCGATGTGCTCGGCGCGCTCCTAACGGTGGTGGCACTGGGTGTCCTGGTCCGGCGGCGGGTCCTCGGCGGGGCGCTGCTCGGCGCGGCGATCGTGACCAAGCTGCTGCCGGCCGTGGTGCTGCCGGGCGCGCTGTCCGGCGTTCGGCGGGTGCGGGACGCGGCGGCGGTGCTGCTGCCGGCCGCCGCGGTGGTGGCGCTGAGCTATCTGCCGTACGTCCTTGTCTCCGACGGCTCGGTCTTCGGTTTTCTGGGCGGCTATATGGAGGAGGAGGGGTACGACGACCCCTCCGCCCGCAACCGCTATGCCCTGCTGCGTCTTGTGCTGCCGGACGCCTGGGCGCCTGCCGCGGTGCTGGTCGTGATGCTGGTGGTCGTCGTGCGGGTGCTGTGGCGCGGGGATCCCGAACGCCCTTGGAACGGCGCCCTGTTGGTCACCGGCACGGCCTTTCTGCTGCTGACCCCGGGCTATTCCTGGTACGCGCTGCTGCTGGTGGCGCTGGTCGCCCTCGACGGCCGGTGGGAGTGGCTCGCCGTCGCCGTCGCCGGAGCGGCGAAGTACGTCGGTGTGTACATGGGCGACAGGCCGGACGGCCTGGGCACCACGGTGTACGCGGTCGCAGCCGGCGTGGTGCTCGCCGGCTGCGTACTGCGTCGTCGTGCGCCGCGTCGTCGTTTCGACCAGCAGGTCGGCACGGGTGTTACCGCCCAGTCGATACGGTCTTGA